A genome region from Lactobacillus sp. ESL0791 includes the following:
- a CDS encoding DUF1292 domain-containing protein gives MTEQIHGAGDQDRQITLVDEKGNEELYEILFTFHSDDYDKSYVLLYPAAVGDDEDVEVLAFSYDADEDGDVTSSDLHEIEADDEWNMVQGVLNTFLDDDRLSGE, from the coding sequence ATGACAGAACAAATTCATGGTGCTGGCGATCAAGACCGCCAGATTACCCTAGTTGATGAAAAAGGCAACGAAGAACTATACGAAATTTTATTTACATTTCATTCCGATGACTACGATAAGTCCTATGTTCTCCTTTATCCCGCTGCTGTTGGCGATGATGAGGATGTTGAAGTTCTAGCATTCAGTTATGATGCTGATGAGGACGGTGATGTGACAAGCAGTGACTTGCACGAAATCGAAGCAGATGACGAATGGAACATGGTTCAGGGAGTGCTTAACACCTTTTTGGACGATGACCGGTTAAGTGGTGAGTAA
- a CDS encoding Dam family site-specific DNA-(adenine-N6)-methyltransferase — MMTTNQITAKYGITRQTLNNWVQKKYIPSPKMKRGHQNVWTSSQLKLIDKRVAHKNIRQLNLFDVDLKPLHINNRRYLGCKQRMLNFINRTVSENTTNVKTVADIFAGTGVVANLFRAQGKKVIVNDILTSNYITYETWFGNEEVDISKIKRILSKLNSLKGVEGYVTKNFGNRYFSIENAKKIDAIREKIEVLKNVNKRERSFLLTSLLYAMDKVSNTVGHFDSYRKHMDSYRPIYLRCPDLNINGENEIYNEDANKLVKKVKADLVYIDTPYNSRGYESMYHVLENVMEWKKPAVEGVAKKAINRKEKSSDYTTSKAPQAFSDLISNINARYILVSYNNMAKKGNSRSNAKISNEEIIDILKKRGEVKVFSTDFNAFTTGKSKISNHKELLYLCIVDTKYDQVIQSPLNYTGAKHKVLPQIKPLFPKKYSRFIDLFVGGGSVTANLISDNIADLYIMNDIEPHIMDFFKFLAKTNINDFIKNVESRIKEYKLSNSKLNGYEFYGCDSAKGLSKFNKKGFLKLRSDYNANPNSLEFYLLIVFGFNNQVRFNSKGEYNLPVGKRDFNQKMQDKLVDFSRILKNPKLYFSSKDFRQIKFKKDDFIYADPPYLISEATYNENSGWTEKDEVDLYNYLDRADKAGVRFALSNVILHKNLENKILEKWSAKYNLNVIDHNYNNSNYQTSAGRSRTVEVLVTNYN, encoded by the coding sequence ATGATGACTACTAATCAAATAACTGCTAAGTATGGTATTACAAGGCAAACCCTAAATAATTGGGTACAAAAAAAATATATCCCTTCACCTAAAATGAAAAGAGGACATCAAAACGTGTGGACATCGAGTCAATTAAAACTAATTGACAAGAGGGTGGCTCATAAGAATATAAGACAGCTCAATCTTTTTGATGTTGATTTAAAGCCTTTGCATATAAATAATAGACGTTATTTAGGTTGTAAGCAAAGAATGCTAAATTTTATCAATCGCACTGTAAGTGAAAATACGACTAATGTAAAAACTGTTGCTGATATATTTGCTGGTACAGGTGTTGTAGCTAATTTGTTTAGAGCACAGGGGAAAAAAGTTATAGTCAATGATATTTTGACTTCAAATTATATTACGTATGAAACTTGGTTTGGAAATGAAGAGGTTGATATTTCGAAAATAAAAAGAATTTTATCTAAATTAAATTCTTTAAAAGGTGTAGAAGGTTATGTAACAAAAAATTTTGGTAATAGGTATTTTTCTATTGAAAATGCTAAAAAAATTGATGCAATTCGTGAAAAAATTGAGGTATTAAAGAATGTTAATAAGCGTGAAAGGTCTTTTCTTTTAACTTCTTTATTATATGCAATGGATAAAGTATCAAATACTGTTGGACACTTTGACTCATACAGAAAGCACATGGATAGCTATAGGCCTATCTATTTAAGGTGTCCAGATCTTAATATTAATGGGGAAAATGAAATTTATAATGAAGACGCAAATAAATTAGTTAAAAAAGTTAAAGCTGATCTTGTTTATATTGATACACCATATAATTCAAGGGGATATGAGAGTATGTATCATGTTCTAGAAAATGTAATGGAATGGAAAAAGCCTGCTGTTGAGGGAGTTGCAAAAAAAGCTATAAATAGGAAAGAAAAGTCGTCAGATTATACAACTTCAAAAGCTCCCCAAGCATTTAGTGATCTAATTTCAAATATAAATGCAAGATATATTTTGGTTTCATATAATAATATGGCAAAGAAAGGTAATTCAAGATCAAATGCTAAAATTTCAAATGAAGAAATAATTGATATTCTTAAAAAAAGGGGGGAGGTAAAGGTTTTTTCAACAGATTTTAATGCATTTACTACAGGTAAATCCAAAATTTCTAATCATAAAGAGTTGTTATATTTATGTATTGTTGATACAAAATACGATCAAGTGATTCAATCTCCCTTAAATTATACTGGGGCCAAGCATAAAGTGTTACCTCAAATTAAGCCTTTATTTCCAAAAAAATACTCAAGGTTTATCGATTTGTTCGTAGGAGGCGGTAGTGTCACAGCTAATCTTATTAGCGATAATATAGCAGATTTATATATTATGAATGATATAGAACCACATATTATGGATTTTTTTAAATTTCTTGCAAAGACTAATATTAATGATTTTATTAAAAATGTGGAGAGCAGAATAAAAGAATATAAATTATCAAATTCAAAATTAAACGGTTATGAATTTTATGGATGTGACAGTGCTAAAGGCCTTAGCAAATTTAATAAAAAAGGGTTTCTAAAACTACGTTCGGACTATAATGCTAATCCTAATTCATTAGAATTCTATTTACTTATTGTTTTTGGATTTAATAATCAGGTACGATTTAATTCAAAAGGAGAATATAACCTTCCAGTAGGTAAAAGAGATTTTAACCAAAAAATGCAGGATAAACTTGTAGACTTTTCAAGAATTTTAAAAAATCCAAAATTATATTTTAGTTCCAAAGATTTTAGACAAATTAAATTTAAGAAAGATGATTTTATATATGCAGATCCACCATATCTTATTTCAGAAGCTACTTACAATGAAAATAGTGGATGGACTGAAAAAGATGAAGTTGATCTATATAATTATTTGGATAGAGCCGATAAAGCTGGAGTTAGATTTGCTTTATCTAACGTAATTTTACATAAGAATCTTGAAAACAAAATTCTTGAGAAATGGTCAGCCAAGTATAATTTGAATGTTATTGATCATAATTATAATAATAGTAATTATCAAACATCAGCTGGTAGAAGTAGAACTGTCGAAGTTTTAGTAACAAACTATAATTAA
- a CDS encoding SLAP domain-containing protein — translation MLLKQKKTIKVTRKISPITDPKTKHYSFHDDVWNWFYLPYKTINGQEYYSIGHGGYIKAVNVNTVNKQELLTNQVTIKLTKKMFDKKNMINIYDATSDQTKPKHFKLGQKVILMPK, via the coding sequence TTGCTGCTCAAGCAAAAGAAAACCATTAAGGTTACCCGTAAAATTAGCCCAATTACTGATCCCAAAACTAAACACTATTCTTTCCATGATGATGTGTGGAATTGGTTTTATTTGCCATATAAAACCATTAATGGTCAAGAATATTATAGTATCGGCCATGGTGGATATATCAAAGCTGTTAATGTTAACACGGTCAACAAGCAGGAATTGTTGACCAATCAGGTAACGATCAAGTTGACTAAGAAGATGTTTGATAAGAAAAATATGATCAATATTTATGATGCTACGAGCGATCAGACTAAGCCTAAGCATTTTAAATTAGGTCAAAAGGTTATTTTGATGCCTAAATAG
- the alaS gene encoding alanine--tRNA ligase gives MKKLTSSEFRQMFLDFFKEHGHMVLQSQSLIPKDDPTLLWVNSGVATMKKYFDGSVVPKNPRITSSQKSIRTNDIENVGKTARHQTFFEMLGNFSVGDYFKKEAIPWAWEFLTSPDWLGLDKDKFYCTVYPKDTEAQKIWVETGMPEDHIVKLEENFWDIGEGPCGPDSEIFYDRGQENNDVAEDDPENFPGGENARYLEIWNIVFSQYNHLANGKYVDQPHKNIDTGMGLERVLSILQDAPTNFETDLFLPIIHATEKMTAGKKYEVDDKNTPAFKIIADHVRAVSFAIADGALPSNSGRGYVLRRLIRRADLNGQRLGIKGAFLYKLVPVVGEIMKSHYPEVSDQKDFIAKVIKNEEERFQVTLDSGLTLLDDLIAKAKDAKDKTISGKDAFKLFDTYGFPYELTFESAQDAGLKVDKEGFDAEMQAQKDRARKARGDLQSMGSQDVTLMNIKDKSKFEYGVYEEKHAKLIDIIVDDKLADRADGDHAVLIFDKTPFYGERGGQVADHGDIYNQAGELVAQVTDVQHAPNDQNMHFVDVILPLEKGQEYVLKIDRERREGLRHSHSATHLLHSALRSVLGEHTHQAGSLVEPDYLRFDFTAMEPMTAKEIQSVEELVNQKIWAALDVETTITDVETGKKMGALALFDSKYGDEVRIVQMGNFSSEFCGGTHCANTNQIGIFKIISESAVGAGMRRIEAVTSKKAYEYLANRSNLLEEVQEQVKSTKPEDITDKIDSLEKDLHNSQKQVEDLHLKINQAKSGEIFNNVKQAGDLSVIAAKVDVKGMNDLRELADNWKSSGKSDVLILAAASDGKANMIVSLGDKALKKGLKAGNLIKIAAPIFGGGGGGRPNMAQAGGKKPEGLQKAIDTLVAEISQN, from the coding sequence ATGAAGAAATTAACTAGTTCAGAGTTTCGGCAAATGTTCTTAGACTTCTTTAAAGAACACGGTCACATGGTTTTACAAAGCCAGTCGCTCATTCCTAAGGACGACCCGACATTGCTCTGGGTTAATTCTGGCGTGGCCACAATGAAGAAATATTTTGATGGTTCGGTTGTGCCGAAGAACCCGCGCATCACGAGTTCGCAGAAGTCAATCAGAACCAACGATATTGAGAATGTTGGTAAAACTGCCCGTCACCAAACTTTCTTTGAAATGCTCGGCAATTTTTCGGTTGGTGATTACTTTAAGAAAGAAGCAATTCCGTGGGCTTGGGAATTTTTAACTAGTCCCGACTGGTTAGGGCTGGATAAGGACAAATTTTACTGCACGGTTTACCCGAAAGACACCGAAGCCCAAAAGATTTGGGTTGAAACGGGGATGCCTGAAGACCATATTGTGAAACTGGAAGAAAATTTCTGGGATATAGGTGAAGGACCATGTGGGCCTGATTCCGAAATTTTTTACGACCGTGGTCAAGAAAATAATGACGTTGCCGAAGACGATCCGGAAAACTTCCCTGGCGGTGAAAATGCCCGCTACCTAGAAATTTGGAACATTGTCTTCTCCCAATATAACCATTTGGCAAACGGCAAATATGTTGATCAGCCTCATAAGAACATTGATACGGGCATGGGTCTAGAGCGTGTTCTGTCGATTTTGCAGGATGCGCCGACCAACTTTGAAACCGACCTCTTTTTACCGATTATCCACGCAACAGAAAAGATGACTGCTGGCAAAAAGTATGAGGTTGATGACAAAAATACGCCGGCCTTCAAGATCATTGCCGACCACGTGCGGGCCGTTAGTTTTGCCATTGCCGACGGTGCCTTGCCGTCTAACTCGGGCCGCGGCTACGTTTTACGCCGGTTGATCCGTCGTGCCGATCTGAATGGTCAGCGTTTAGGCATCAAAGGTGCATTCTTATACAAGTTAGTGCCGGTTGTTGGCGAAATCATGAAGAGTCACTACCCAGAAGTCAGCGACCAGAAAGATTTTATTGCTAAGGTGATCAAGAATGAAGAAGAAAGATTCCAGGTAACGCTGGATTCTGGCTTAACCTTGCTTGATGATCTGATTGCTAAAGCCAAGGATGCAAAAGATAAGACGATTTCCGGTAAGGATGCCTTTAAGCTCTTTGATACCTACGGATTTCCTTACGAATTGACTTTTGAATCGGCACAGGATGCCGGCTTAAAAGTCGATAAAGAAGGCTTTGATGCCGAAATGCAGGCGCAAAAAGATCGGGCACGCAAGGCCCGTGGTGATTTGCAGTCAATGGGCAGCCAGGACGTTACCTTGATGAACATCAAGGACAAGTCTAAATTTGAATACGGCGTGTACGAAGAAAAGCATGCCAAATTAATCGATATTATCGTTGACGACAAATTGGCTGACCGGGCTGACGGTGATCATGCGGTTTTGATTTTTGATAAAACCCCGTTTTACGGTGAGCGCGGGGGACAGGTTGCCGACCACGGTGATATTTATAATCAGGCCGGTGAACTGGTTGCCCAAGTGACGGATGTTCAGCACGCGCCAAATGACCAGAACATGCACTTTGTTGACGTGATTTTGCCTTTAGAAAAAGGTCAAGAGTATGTTTTAAAGATTGACCGTGAGCGCCGTGAAGGTTTACGCCACTCGCACTCAGCTACGCACTTGCTTCATTCGGCACTGCGCAGTGTTTTAGGCGAGCATACTCACCAGGCCGGCAGTTTAGTTGAGCCGGATTACCTGCGTTTTGACTTTACGGCGATGGAACCGATGACCGCTAAGGAAATTCAATCGGTTGAAGAATTGGTCAACCAGAAGATTTGGGCAGCCTTGGATGTTGAAACCACGATTACCGATGTTGAAACTGGGAAAAAGATGGGTGCCTTGGCCCTATTCGATAGTAAATATGGTGATGAAGTGCGGATTGTGCAGATGGGTAACTTCTCCAGTGAATTCTGTGGCGGGACGCACTGTGCTAACACTAACCAAATCGGTATTTTTAAGATTATCTCTGAATCTGCCGTTGGCGCGGGGATGCGGCGGATTGAAGCTGTGACCTCAAAGAAAGCCTATGAATATTTGGCTAACCGTTCTAATTTGCTTGAAGAAGTTCAAGAGCAGGTTAAGTCAACCAAGCCGGAGGACATTACCGACAAGATTGATAGCCTGGAAAAGGATTTGCACAACAGTCAAAAGCAGGTTGAGGACTTGCACTTGAAGATTAATCAAGCAAAATCCGGTGAGATCTTTAATAACGTCAAGCAAGCCGGTGATTTATCGGTCATTGCTGCTAAAGTTGATGTTAAGGGCATGAATGATTTGCGTGAACTTGCCGACAACTGGAAGAGCAGCGGCAAGTCTGACGTTCTGATTTTAGCGGCTGCTAGTGACGGCAAGGCCAACATGATTGTCAGCCTAGGAGACAAGGCTTTGAAGAAAGGCCTGAAAGCTGGCAACTTAATCAAGATTGCTGCGCCAATCTTTGGCGGCGGCGGGGGCGGCCGTCCAAACATGGCACAAGCTGGTGGGAAGAAACCTGAAGGCCTGCAAAAGGCGATTGACACTTTAGTTGCAGAAATTTCACAAAATTAA
- a CDS encoding IreB family regulatory phosphoprotein gives MSSLDKTMHFDFNQNKGKNVHETLEDVYNALEEKGYNPINQIVGYLLSGDPAYIPRHNDARNLILKHERDEIIEELVKNYLGKEK, from the coding sequence ATGAGTTCGCTAGATAAGACAATGCATTTTGACTTTAACCAAAATAAAGGAAAAAATGTTCATGAAACTCTGGAGGATGTTTACAATGCGCTTGAAGAAAAGGGCTATAATCCAATTAATCAGATTGTAGGATACTTACTTTCTGGCGATCCTGCTTACATCCCAAGACATAATGATGCACGTAATTTGATTTTAAAGCATGAACGCGACGAAATTATTGAAGAGCTGGTTAAGAATTATCTAGGCAAAGAAAAGTAA
- a CDS encoding AlwI family type II restriction endonuclease: MRIINKNRFSVFNLEDTNGRSGAYYTSLIVYLSILNNMQNETSKSWTWGAYPNLTQYNFYKRVASSNEFKNRDTNKIKNFKKGVAVKNLQNKFLTGKLKKDSELLKFLDKNIEQRSRHYTSNLVKLGLVDGQRIVTPVGKSLLSANGTKEISRSKLENNISIADNSLIILRQLAKFKVNKINYNKETDKTKVCMYSPFNFLIAALLKKSSIEEGLLFKSLSALTPYNQVNITDYIKKITSKFGIKNIHDYNVALYKEQIKHFGDDNSLLDKKNFLENIAFKNRKSGKMEELYYNFYKSNRAFAKCHTQDNLDKLLIIVNGKGKNEIKKRFNGNKNIFMLKGKNSRELNVFLKNNAENEFISKGNSNNFYVDAAIINTREVNIDEYHKSFEKLTKIGSVITSNEGIVSLTFPKFWKAIDKKYPFNKHIFETKELSSNLQENTIFSDFQTDITLEKIFSLSEKAVQEVLEVYLKSYGHKTEKEIKEEQLKEQNKVLLEKLKVIMPQKRLLKLLPLFIERDDNKILRYTTKDATVPTIFEWIVAIGWYYLSKNKYNLKKSMQLSLDTDGYPITQAPGQKNKDEVGAGDIIAKYKDRTVQLEATLMDKNAIKRGEWEPVLRHSANLSAASSVPVQTYFVTSKTDKNTENIWRSVAATDIEETGNKHRESRVIIYPVDIVTFKHWIETKGIDEVKIWEKIDKSYAPLVNTKFDNKWKQEILNEIG, encoded by the coding sequence ATGAGAATTATAAATAAAAATCGGTTTAGTGTTTTTAATTTAGAAGATACTAATGGCAGGAGTGGAGCATATTATACAAGCTTAATAGTTTATTTATCTATATTAAATAATATGCAGAATGAAACTTCTAAAAGTTGGACATGGGGGGCATATCCAAATTTAACACAATATAATTTTTATAAGAGAGTTGCTTCTTCAAATGAATTTAAAAATAGAGATACAAATAAAATTAAAAATTTTAAAAAAGGAGTAGCTGTAAAAAATCTACAAAATAAATTTTTGACAGGAAAATTAAAAAAAGACTCTGAGTTACTTAAATTTCTTGATAAAAATATAGAGCAACGCTCAAGACATTATACAAGTAATCTCGTAAAGTTGGGATTAGTTGATGGGCAACGTATAGTTACACCTGTGGGTAAATCCTTATTAAGTGCTAATGGAACTAAAGAAATTTCTCGTTCCAAATTAGAAAACAATATTTCTATTGCTGATAATTCATTAATAATATTACGACAGCTTGCAAAGTTTAAAGTCAATAAAATTAATTATAATAAAGAAACTGATAAAACTAAGGTTTGTATGTATTCTCCATTTAATTTCTTGATAGCTGCTTTATTAAAGAAATCAAGTATTGAAGAAGGATTACTTTTTAAAAGCTTAAGTGCTTTAACGCCATACAATCAAGTAAACATAACAGATTATATTAAAAAAATCACATCTAAATTTGGAATTAAGAATATACATGATTATAATGTTGCATTGTATAAAGAACAAATAAAACATTTTGGAGATGATAATAGTCTTTTAGACAAGAAAAATTTTTTGGAAAATATTGCTTTTAAAAATCGTAAATCAGGTAAAATGGAAGAGCTATATTATAATTTTTATAAGTCTAATAGGGCTTTTGCAAAATGTCATACGCAAGATAATTTGGACAAACTGTTAATAATTGTAAATGGTAAAGGAAAAAATGAAATAAAGAAAAGATTTAATGGCAACAAAAATATTTTTATGCTTAAAGGAAAAAATTCACGAGAATTAAATGTTTTTTTGAAAAATAATGCCGAAAATGAATTTATTAGTAAAGGTAATAGCAATAATTTTTATGTTGATGCTGCAATTATTAATACTAGAGAAGTTAATATAGATGAATATCATAAATCATTCGAGAAATTAACAAAAATTGGCTCTGTTATAACAAGTAACGAAGGAATTGTATCATTAACTTTTCCTAAATTTTGGAAGGCAATTGATAAAAAATATCCTTTTAATAAACATATCTTTGAAACAAAGGAATTATCTAGTAATCTACAAGAAAATACGATTTTCTCTGATTTTCAAACTGATATTACATTAGAAAAAATATTTAGTTTATCTGAAAAGGCTGTACAAGAAGTCCTTGAAGTATATCTAAAAAGTTATGGGCATAAAACTGAAAAAGAAATTAAAGAGGAGCAGCTTAAAGAACAAAATAAAGTCCTGCTAGAAAAATTAAAGGTAATCATGCCGCAAAAAAGATTATTAAAATTACTTCCATTGTTTATTGAACGTGATGATAATAAAATTCTGCGTTATACGACAAAAGATGCAACTGTTCCAACAATTTTTGAATGGATTGTGGCCATAGGGTGGTATTATCTATCTAAAAATAAATATAATTTAAAAAAATCAATGCAACTTTCTTTAGATACTGATGGTTATCCTATTACTCAAGCACCTGGTCAAAAGAACAAAGATGAAGTAGGAGCAGGTGATATTATTGCTAAGTACAAAGATAGAACTGTGCAGTTAGAAGCAACATTAATGGATAAAAATGCAATTAAGCGAGGAGAATGGGAGCCAGTATTGCGTCATTCAGCGAATCTTTCAGCAGCTAGTTCTGTTCCAGTACAAACTTATTTTGTCACATCAAAAACAGATAAAAATACAGAAAATATATGGCGCTCAGTAGCAGCTACCGATATTGAAGAAACTGGTAATAAGCATAGAGAAAGTAGAGTTATCATTTATCCGGTTGATATCGTTACATTTAAGCACTGGATTGAAACTAAAGGGATTGATGAAGTAAAAATATGGGAAAAGATTGATAAATCATATGCGCCATTAGTTAATACAAAATTTGATAATAAATGGAAACAAGAAATACTAAATGAAATTGGCTAG
- a CDS encoding histidine phosphatase family protein, with amino-acid sequence MKELYLMRHGETIFNKKRLAQGSTDSPLTEKGIKEAAKVGKYFAAEGLTFDHAYSSTQERASDTLELVTKQPYKRLKGLKELDFGLFEAEPDYLLPKATFKDPAEVNLLVPYGGESTLHVSERMNQTITEIMNKPDHQQVLIVSHGAAIISFIAKWMSFTEIAAQVGDMPNCCVLHFGYDNGKFTFKEMIDARKLPE; translated from the coding sequence ATGAAAGAATTATATTTAATGCGCCATGGTGAAACAATTTTTAACAAAAAAAGATTGGCCCAAGGCTCGACCGATTCACCGTTAACCGAAAAGGGTATCAAGGAGGCTGCCAAAGTGGGGAAGTACTTTGCAGCTGAAGGATTAACTTTTGATCACGCCTATTCTTCAACGCAAGAGCGGGCCAGTGATACTTTAGAACTGGTGACCAAGCAGCCATATAAGCGGTTAAAGGGACTTAAGGAACTTGATTTTGGCTTGTTTGAAGCCGAGCCTGATTATCTGCTGCCTAAGGCTACTTTTAAGGATCCGGCTGAAGTCAATTTGCTCGTACCATATGGCGGCGAGTCGACTTTGCATGTATCGGAGCGGATGAACCAAACAATTACGGAAATTATGAACAAGCCGGATCATCAACAAGTGTTGATTGTCAGTCATGGTGCGGCAATTATTTCGTTTATCGCCAAATGGATGTCTTTTACGGAAATTGCGGCCCAAGTGGGCGATATGCCTAACTGCTGCGTTCTGCATTTTGGATATGACAACGGCAAATTTACTTTTAAAGAAATGATTGATGCAAGAAAATTGCCGGAATAA
- the ruvX gene encoding Holliday junction resolvase RuvX yields the protein MRLLGLDVGAKTVGVAVSDELGITAQKVMTIPVDEERFNFGMRPLKKLVHQYNADGFVLGLPKNMDGTSGASVTRSKAYGKRLEKKFGLPVYYSDERLTTIESRRVLVEEAGIHDRHKRKEVIDQMAAVLILQNYLDQKRKD from the coding sequence ATGCGTCTGCTTGGCCTAGATGTTGGCGCCAAAACTGTGGGGGTTGCTGTCAGCGATGAATTAGGGATTACTGCACAAAAGGTGATGACGATCCCAGTTGATGAGGAACGCTTTAATTTTGGCATGCGACCGCTAAAAAAATTGGTGCATCAATATAATGCAGATGGTTTTGTTTTAGGCTTACCCAAAAATATGGATGGTACAAGTGGCGCGTCAGTAACACGTAGCAAGGCGTATGGCAAACGGCTTGAAAAAAAGTTTGGCTTGCCGGTTTATTATTCTGATGAACGTTTAACGACAATTGAGTCAAGGCGGGTTTTGGTTGAAGAAGCCGGCATTCATGACCGTCATAAGCGAAAAGAAGTAATTGACCAGATGGCTGCGGTTCTGATTTTACAAAATTATCTGGACCAGAAGCGAAAGGACTAA
- a CDS encoding SLAP domain-containing protein, producing the protein MKRNKKLFTLLTAAILTVPSSFLVTSNVQVRAAKSQKGTFKINMGETYLYDKNGHIYKKYGKLGKLPTQIDNKDLLELQTDKALKYYGYRTIKGERYLNVGNNGYVKLADVNVLNGKNIQRGKLVLDHNSRVYNKNGRKKAQVLAKGAFVKYAGKVAPISEAKDYYTAEWGISKDAEGVHVATRAWLPYRMIKGQDYYSLGKNRYIKAGNVKYIDGISLYTNKAITVTATQNLKIYRGPLNYSNSDDGNFFNPTDQVIRKGSKFKIDRNLYVTNEDPDDYYRLAGKDEYVDGDANANGATDKLEVSAYEDLSETRVGYKTNAKIYNAKGTALYPELYIDSLKNNHMAKVNEAVYLWVPSEQKAELFYQLDKQSYDLTSSPTPTKETASSQDTNKQVVDGYIKASDVEYASGPYLQPINSAQDAEKERVTATKSDRQNLENLISAGAAVEKSEKYLLSGGTLRANYDSALATAKQVIAAEDSSVGEVNLANAELTAAGKALNGQKVPVKNLAKLTQNEGFSVGHLASRAFEGGKYPEYVVNFNLKKNKLILTEIAKDASGKYQDIPHELNIADYAVEEK; encoded by the coding sequence ATGAAAAGAAATAAAAAATTGTTCACCTTGTTAACAGCAGCAATATTAACAGTACCAAGTTCATTTTTAGTGACAAGTAATGTTCAAGTTCGGGCAGCTAAGTCGCAAAAAGGTACTTTTAAAATTAATATGGGCGAAACTTATCTTTATGACAAGAATGGCCATATTTATAAAAAATATGGCAAACTTGGGAAACTGCCGACGCAGATTGATAACAAAGACTTGCTTGAGCTGCAGACAGATAAAGCACTTAAATATTATGGCTACCGCACAATTAAAGGTGAGCGTTATTTAAATGTAGGGAATAATGGTTATGTTAAATTAGCTGATGTTAATGTCCTTAATGGTAAAAATATTCAGCGGGGTAAGCTGGTGCTTGATCATAATTCACGTGTTTATAATAAAAACGGTAGGAAAAAAGCGCAGGTACTTGCTAAAGGTGCTTTTGTCAAATACGCAGGTAAAGTTGCGCCGATTAGTGAAGCAAAAGATTATTATACGGCTGAGTGGGGCATTTCTAAAGATGCTGAGGGAGTCCATGTGGCTACAAGAGCTTGGCTGCCTTATCGAATGATTAAAGGACAGGATTATTATTCACTGGGTAAAAATCGTTACATTAAAGCCGGTAATGTTAAATATATTGATGGTATAAGTCTGTATACTAATAAAGCAATTACAGTTACTGCTACGCAAAATTTAAAAATTTATCGTGGACCGCTTAATTATTCTAATAGTGACGACGGTAATTTCTTTAATCCGACTGATCAAGTTATTCGAAAGGGAAGCAAGTTTAAAATTGACCGCAATTTGTATGTAACGAATGAAGATCCGGATGATTATTATCGTCTGGCTGGTAAAGATGAATATGTTGATGGTGATGCCAATGCAAACGGTGCAACCGATAAATTGGAAGTTTCCGCATATGAAGATTTATCAGAGACTAGAGTGGGTTATAAGACAAATGCAAAAATTTATAATGCTAAAGGAACCGCTTTGTATCCTGAACTATACATTGATTCACTTAAGAATAATCATATGGCAAAAGTTAATGAAGCAGTTTATCTCTGGGTCCCAAGTGAACAGAAAGCTGAACTCTTTTATCAGTTGGACAAACAAAGTTACGATTTAACGAGCAGTCCCACTCCAACCAAAGAAACTGCTTCATCACAGGATACTAATAAACAGGTGGTTGACGGTTATATTAAAGCTAGTGACGTTGAATATGCTTCTGGACCATACTTGCAGCCGATTAATAGTGCGCAGGATGCAGAAAAAGAGCGGGTTACAGCAACTAAAAGTGATCGGCAGAACCTAGAAAACTTAATTAGCGCGGGTGCCGCAGTAGAAAAATCCGAAAAGTATCTTTTATCTGGTGGCACGCTGCGCGCAAACTATGATTCGGCATTAGCAACAGCCAAGCAAGTTATTGCTGCTGAAGATAGCAGTGTGGGGGAAGTAAACCTTGCCAATGCAGAGTTGACCGCTGCTGGGAAAGCCCTTAACGGTCAAAAGGTACCGGTGAAAAATCTTGCTAAATTGACTCAGAATGAAGGGTTTAGTGTTGGTCATCTTGCATCAAGAGCTTTTGAAGGGGGAAAGTATCCTGAGTATGTGGTTAATTTTAATTTGAAGAAAAATAAACTGATTTTGACAGAAATTGCTAAGGATGCAAGTGGCAAATATCAGGATATTCCACATGAATTAAACATTGCTGATTACGCAGTGGAAGAAAAATAA